CACAGTACAGCATGATGaatgacacaaaaacacacctgCTTGTCCCCACACAGTCCCTTCTGCCATCACAGTACTGGTATTACATGTTGGAAATGGGCTTCTATCTTTCTTTGGTCTTCAGTCTCACATTTGATGTGAAACGAAAAGTAAGTGTACAAATGTGTAGAGTGACAATGAAgtagtttcatttattttaatcttgGAGGATTTGTTTTCTACCCACAATACAACCTCCCCCACTATGTTTTATGCAGAGCCAAAGGACAATCACGagctttttaataaataaacatttttaataaatgtttaataaataaataataggtTTCAATTATTCAGGCACAACATATGCATTTCTGTATATTAGAAATAATAAGAAAATGAGCAACGTAAAACAAAATTGTTGCTTCTACTATACATAAATGAATCACACTTAAATGTGTAATCATCTCCCAAAGGCACATTTTGagacagaaaaatatttaatgtaatAATGTCATTAGAttattattagattagatttctgtgtttttagaaTACAGTTTTGGGGGCAAAGCCTGTTGTATTATGTGATCTTTGTGTCTTATTTGTCTTGTTTACTTTTAGGACTTTAAAGAGCAGGTGGTTCATCATATGGCCACACtgactctcctgagtttttcctgGATTTCAAACTTCGTCCGTATCGGAACCCTTGTCATGGTTGTTCATGACTCTTCTGACATCCTACTCGAGGTCAGTGCTGTAGCTGTATTAGCTTTAGTGAGGGTACTTATACTTATGGGTATGTGGTGTTGCATTGTCAGTTAGTCAGAAAAAGACTGATTAAAATTTGAACTTCAGCCAGCCACTCTTTTGAAATGATTgcatctgtattttttttatgatgacctttttttcttaaaaaaaaaaaaaaattgtaaaggTGGTGATCCAGCAAAAATCTGGCAGTGAACAATTTCTGAGGTGGCATGTAAAATAAGAAAACTCATTCTTTGTGTTTGGAGGCTTTTTTAATGTGTCAAAATATACATAGATTTAAGTATAGAGTTACTTTAGGCATATTTGATGGCAAAATAGGTAACATGTATTTACTCTCCCCCCTTATAGGGTGCAAAAGTATTCAACTACGCCACGTGGCAGCAGACTTCTAACGgcatgtttgtggtgtttgcagTCGTCTTTATGGTGACAAGActtattgtttttcctttttggtaagtattttaaaagaaaaattgcaCCCTAGTGATGATCTTGATGATCTTAGTGTGATATGTTAAAATATTACGAGTGTGTTTTCCACAGGCTGATTCACTGTACATGGGTGTACCCACTGGAATTGTATCCTGCCTTCTTTGGCTACTATTTCTTCAACGTCATGTTGTTGGTTCTCCAGTTGCTCCACCTGTACTGGGCTGCTCTCATATTAAGAATGGTTTACAAGTTTATCTTTACCCAGGTGGGTTTACAGATGTCTCTGTGTCCATGCATGTGGGATGTGTGGGAATGTGGGGtatgttttatttctgtctgtgttgTTTATCCTCTTTGCTTATTTTCATCCTGCAGCTGGAAGGCGATGATAGGAGTGATAAAGAGGAAGATGACAGTGACCCACCGATAGAAAGAAACCACAAACCGAGTCACATGAATGGTTCTGGTGCCAGAGGCAGGGCCAATGGCCACTGAAACatacagagagaaacagagaaagatgTACAGCAGATATGTGGACATTTTTCTTCAAGTCTTTGGATTACAACTGTTAGAGTTTAACTGTTTGTAAaatgataaagcatatagtatTATTCTAAAGCACAGAATATTATTGCATAGGTAACTGTGAAGGATTACAAGAATAAACTTGTATGACACTACAtgctttctgcaactccgtgaCCACATGTTGTTTTACTCCACTcttaaatgaaaaacagaaattctttttcatttattttgtgcttttgtatGTTGGTGGGAATAATTAGtaacaataaagacaaatatgaaaatgtatCAGAGAGACAGGTCACGCTGGAGAGGCGTAGCTGAGatagtttggacatgtgcagaggggAGAGAGTGAATATACTGGACAAAtgatgttgaatatggagctgccaggtaggaagaaaagaggaagatcaCAAAGAAGATTtctggatgtagtgaaggaggacatgcagagggttggtgtaaTAAAAGAGGATGCCTGGGGTAGAGTGAGACAGAGGCAGATGATCCGCTGTGATGACTTCCAAAGTGAGCGGCTGATATGATATGACAATATGACTTTTAGATCTCACATGCATGGGTTATTCTATTTCAAATAGGACAAATTATAAACCATGAACCTTTTAAAATAAGATATACTTTATAAATGTTGCAAATAAATTACAGTtgccaaaacagaaaaaagcacatACAATTACCAATAAAGTGGCTCAAGTCAAtaccattaaaataaaataaaaaaaacagctcaaaaaaacacacaaaaacaatacaattgctctatagagcaaaaaaactttaaaaaaaaatcaaatcaagcaAGATTAAAGCGGATTAAAAAGCCACAACACAAATATATGGCTGTATGAATGTACTACactgcagttgttttgtttctaaTTACAACCTCGACGTCTCGCGACGATCAGCGAGAACTGACGAGTACACCGTTACCATAGAGACTACATCACAAACCAAGCTAAAATAGCTAAAGCAGCTAAACTTGTTAAACTTTCCGGCATGTACTCGCAGTTTTGCCTGAGTGAAAAATGGCACATATAAGAACTTACCGCACACCTGTGAAAATGGGAAACTGGTTTGAAGAGCAGCGCTTAAAAGAGGTTtgtttaaaaagagagagagagaaaaaaactacTGGAACATTTAATGTTTCAACCAGCAATGGGTTGAAAATAGCACTGGTAGTAATTCAGTGTTATTATATATGTTTAGGAAGTGAATTTGATTCGGGGTTACGAGGTTCTAGTTAACACAGACTTACTGCGAACTGGGCATCGatctaataaataataacaaatagTCTGCTAATTTTTGGAattttttaataaacatttagCCTTTTACAATTCATGGTCAAAATATTCCCATATTCTTCGAAATGTACTTTACATCTGACTGTTTATAGTCCTGTTTTCACACCTAAAGAAAGTATTCAGTGCTAGACGTTTTATGAGTTGTAGGCAACACAAAAATACGTTGATATAGCTATTGGGGTAAAGTTTTCAGGGTTCAactgcacagagacaaaaacaaacgcAAAATGTCACGCAGCTAGATATAATCCTGAAATACTGAATTGGGGAGATTACAAATAATTTTTGTAATAATGGTTTAATGCTACTGTAAATGTTTTTAAGTAATTGATTTGCTTTACTTGCTACAGTAACTAGTAGTGGTGGGACTGAAAAGAAAACTGTGTTAAAGAGTACTTACTTGatgtcttattttttttctccaggatGAAGTAAAAGAACATCTGGAGAAAAAAGAGAGGGGTGAGCTTGCTGGCCAGAAAATGGACTTCCTCaaagagaacattttaaaaccgGTAAAATGGGTTTTAACCTAATAAAATACTTGTTGAAACCAATCACACTGGCAATGTGCTAATAAGGGACTTTATCTGTTTGTGTAGGTGAAATTCTCCGTGACAAATGATGGCACTCTGCACTTTGGTGATATTGTGATGTTAGTGAACATGGGAGGAGGAAACAGGGAGTGCAGTGCAGTGAGCATCAATGCTGATGTTAACAGCTTAACAAAGATTCCTTCTCCCAGCATTCAAGCTCCGTGTGCAGTCAGCGCTGTCAGGAGTGTCCAGCCGTGCACACGCACAGCTTTCGTCATTACCAGGTAAACACCCTCAAATTTACATTAACATAAACTTTAATACTTATAGCAACACCCTGATTTAAATCTGCAACATCTGCTTGTGTGACATCAGTGTAGATGGCAGTCCTGAGGGATCCACTCTTCATTTTGAGCAAAGTTTTGCCTTAAAGACAACAAGTGGCTTTGCCAGGGGAgtaagtgaacacacacacacacacacacacacacacacacacacacacgcgcgcgcgcacgcacgcacgcacgcacgcacgcacacacacacacacacacacacacaatacacattttaattacATGTTGAATACAAAGAGTATCTTGAATGGGCATTCCAGTGATTTTCCACATAAAAATCCTTTAGTATGTTTGTTACAGTTATTGTCAGTTATTTCAGTTGTGTTCTTGGTATGAGAGGAGGATATAAGTCTTTTAAGCACTGATTATTATATAACACTGTTTTTTCAGTTATGTCTTTGGACTGATCTAAACTAGATGTGTTGAGTTTAGAGGATTTATTAAGGTGTTTATTACTGGTAGTAGATACAGTGTTGAAGTGTAATACCAGAAAGGATGGCCTGTACAAATGAGCCAATATGTATGAATAGTCTGTTTATTATAGTATTTTAGTAGCTTTATATAAGTTATGACATTACCTTTAAAAACCTGATCTTGTCAGTGTGCCAATTACTGGAAGGTTAAATTATTATCTttctaagaaaaaaacaattaccACTAAGTTGCGTTCTTTTTAACACAGTGTGATCCATTTGTGACAGGTGTGGACTATAGTCAAGCTAGTTTGGCACCTGGACCCTTGTAGGTCACTTGACACACTACACGCTCTTATACTACTGTGGGTTCTTGCTTTTAAAGTGAAAGCTGAAAAAAATTGAAACAGTCCCTCTTTTCTTTATCCCAGAGGATGAAAAACAATTTCAAACTGTGATGGTTCAAATAGTTTTTGCACATCACCTCAGTCCATCTCTAAAGAGTTAGGTCCCAAAGAACACATTGGCTTTTTATACTATGCTTTTTTCATTACCTTAG
The Maylandia zebra isolate NMK-2024a linkage group LG7, Mzebra_GT3a, whole genome shotgun sequence DNA segment above includes these coding regions:
- the cers3b gene encoding ceramide synthase 2; translation: MLQTVGEWIWWDRLWLPGNLSWSALEDKEGRVYAKVSHLYASLPCALCLLVVRYLFERYFATPLANFWGIRDKIRLPAEQNPILEKYFCSQTRVPSQADVWSLCKKTGWPERRVQVWFRRRRNQERPGLRKRFSEASWRCAFYLFAFFGGILALYDKPWVYNLREVWAGFPKQSLLPSQYWYYMLEMGFYLSLVFSLTFDVKRKDFKEQVVHHMATLTLLSFSWISNFVRIGTLVMVVHDSSDILLEGAKVFNYATWQQTSNGMFVVFAVVFMVTRLIVFPFWLIHCTWVYPLELYPAFFGYYFFNVMLLVLQLLHLYWAALILRMVYKFIFTQLEGDDRSDKEEDDSDPPIERNHKPSHMNGSGARGRANGH
- the cfap161 gene encoding cilia- and flagella-associated protein 161, whose product is MAHIRTYRTPVKMGNWFEEQRLKEDEVKEHLEKKERGELAGQKMDFLKENILKPVKFSVTNDGTLHFGDIVMLVNMGGGNRECSAVSINADVNSLTKIPSPSIQAPCAVSAVRSVQPCTRTAFVITSVDGSPEGSTLHFEQSFALKTTSGFARGLYLTSDLQSFQKCAKKSRLQEVSLEDSDSFLSWWKIVYFDPQERLEYEGLPVPANVKVLIVHCKTNQALAVLGDQVLWTMYGKEYELTAHTFLDSHKAEQDNNHWILCTADPAGDGLVLFKQPQLMAKKTELEAFSEANPSV